The proteins below come from a single Leptotrichia sp. oral taxon 223 genomic window:
- a CDS encoding ATP-dependent endonuclease, producing MSYYKELKILGFRGFSQEGKIEFAIPNEKEEGSGLTILMGENNSGKTSILEALRMIDIAKSNGNQIEISEGKRNRINGSSVKITLITEEEEEIVLTTEDDSPSAKLKFEKEKMNKNNIYALKSKREMSTFDYTSNGPLSKKQIREYSLDRDSHSNRVREMFWSRLKDIEKKNKKKEYSELIDAIIGKKLEWVLEVNDAEQNYIKYKINEKENHNSEGIGDGIINVFFLAEKLFESEKGDLIVIDEPELSLHPSLQKNVLKKLLKFSKDRQIIISTHSPYFIDSKAIINGAKLIRIVKEEEGIECYSLNNVEIFKKSTENFSNPHILGLVAKEIFFSGDKIILVEGQEDVVYYKKIFDTFINVNTENDLKEKTEKVKNFLFGWGCGGAENARNMLEMFREFGYKKIFCILDGDKKDKMEELKKEYPEYRFTTISKDDIRDKKGKLKKKEIEIIFGIFNSEKDENKRRRLEALGSKEGLLKENGDFKNNESKKEMKELILCMYDYFFEKQ from the coding sequence ATGAGTTATTATAAAGAATTAAAAATATTGGGATTTAGAGGATTTAGTCAAGAAGGTAAAATAGAGTTTGCAATTCCAAATGAAAAAGAAGAAGGAAGCGGATTAACAATACTGATGGGAGAAAATAATAGTGGTAAAACAAGCATATTAGAAGCTCTAAGAATGATTGACATTGCGAAAAGTAATGGAAACCAAATTGAAATATCTGAAGGGAAAAGGAATAGGATAAATGGAAGTTCAGTAAAAATAACTTTGATAACCGAAGAAGAAGAAGAAATAGTTCTTACAACTGAAGATGATTCCCCAAGTGCAAAATTAAAATTTGAAAAAGAAAAAATGAATAAAAACAACATATACGCTTTAAAATCTAAACGTGAAATGTCAACTTTTGATTATACTAGTAATGGTCCTTTAAGTAAGAAACAAATTAGAGAATATAGTTTAGATAGAGATAGTCATTCTAATAGGGTAAGAGAGATGTTTTGGTCAAGATTAAAAGATATAGAAAAAAAGAACAAGAAAAAAGAATATTCAGAATTAATTGATGCAATAATAGGGAAAAAATTAGAGTGGGTATTAGAAGTCAATGATGCGGAACAAAATTATATAAAATATAAAATAAATGAAAAAGAAAATCATAATAGTGAAGGAATTGGAGATGGTATTATAAATGTATTTTTTTTAGCAGAAAAATTATTCGAGTCTGAAAAGGGAGATTTAATAGTTATAGATGAGCCAGAACTATCTTTACATCCTAGTTTGCAGAAAAATGTTTTAAAAAAATTATTGAAATTTTCTAAAGATAGACAAATAATAATTTCAACCCATTCTCCTTATTTTATTGATAGTAAAGCAATTATCAATGGTGCAAAATTAATTAGAATTGTTAAAGAAGAGGAAGGAATAGAATGTTATAGTTTAAATAATGTAGAGATTTTTAAAAAAAGTACGGAAAATTTTTCAAATCCACATATTTTAGGATTGGTAGCGAAAGAAATATTTTTCTCTGGAGATAAAATAATTTTAGTAGAAGGTCAAGAAGATGTAGTTTATTATAAAAAAATATTTGATACGTTTATAAATGTAAATACAGAAAATGATTTAAAAGAAAAAACTGAAAAAGTAAAGAACTTTCTTTTTGGATGGGGTTGTGGAGGTGCTGAAAATGCAAGAAATATGTTAGAAATGTTTAGAGAATTTGGGTATAAAAAAATATTCTGTATATTAGATGGTGATAAAAAAGACAAAATGGAAGAATTAAAAAAAGAATATCCTGAGTATAGATTTACAACAATTTCAAAAGATGATATTAGAGATAAAAAAGGAAAGCTTAAAAAAAAAGAGATAGAAATAATTTTTGGAATATTTAATTCAGAAAAAGATGAGAACAAAAGAAGAAGATTAGAAGCTTTAGGATCAAAAGAAGGATTACTAAAAGAAAATGGAGACTTTAAAAATAATGAAAGTAAAAAAGAAATGAAAGAATTAATATTGTGTATGTATGATTATTTTTTTGAAAAACAATAG
- a CDS encoding ATP-binding cassette domain-containing protein translates to MKNNDLINKLTISELSNKYPFAENFFTENHLPVETFQDKTFHEFIVTFAEDKIEDFALDVEKIEESLVDYIEQMKLFLGMEEENSIDMLTIVAGQDKSGNKEGFERLDIHKSEIISIVGPTGSGKSRLLADIEWTAQKDTPTQRQILINGELPDKKWRYSSNNKLVAQLSQNMNFVMDLSVKEFLELHAQSRMIENIDETVEKIITAANNLAGEQFDLTTAITALSGGQSRALMIADTAILSSSPIVLIDEIENAGIDRKKALELLVSSDKIVLMATHDPTLALIADKRIIIKNGGISKIITTSPEEKKILKKLDEMDDIIQKMRSDLRKGEILKSDF, encoded by the coding sequence ATGAAAAATAACGATTTAATAAATAAATTGACTATTAGTGAACTTAGCAATAAATATCCCTTTGCAGAAAACTTTTTTACTGAAAACCACTTGCCTGTGGAAACTTTTCAGGATAAGACATTTCACGAATTTATCGTAACTTTTGCAGAAGATAAAATCGAAGACTTTGCACTGGATGTGGAAAAAATTGAAGAAAGCCTTGTTGACTACATTGAACAGATGAAACTTTTTTTGGGAATGGAAGAGGAAAATTCGATTGATATGCTTACAATTGTCGCTGGGCAAGATAAATCTGGGAATAAAGAGGGATTTGAGCGACTTGATATTCATAAATCAGAAATTATTTCCATTGTTGGGCCTACAGGCTCTGGAAAATCAAGACTTCTTGCCGACATCGAATGGACTGCCCAGAAAGATACTCCAACACAGCGTCAAATACTTATAAACGGTGAACTTCCAGACAAAAAATGGCGTTATTCCTCAAACAACAAACTAGTTGCACAATTATCACAAAACATGAATTTCGTTATGGACTTATCAGTAAAGGAATTTCTGGAACTGCACGCTCAAAGCCGAATGATTGAAAACATTGACGAAACTGTGGAAAAAATCATTACTGCTGCAAACAATCTGGCTGGAGAGCAATTTGACTTAACTACTGCAATCACAGCCCTAAGCGGTGGACAATCCCGTGCTTTGATGATTGCCGACACAGCTATTTTAAGTTCATCTCCAATTGTCCTAATTGACGAAATCGAAAATGCAGGAATTGACAGGAAAAAAGCCTTGGAATTACTTGTTTCATCTGACAAAATCGTATTAATGGCAACACACGACCCAACATTGGCACTAATAGCAGACAAACGAATTATAATAAAAAATGGAGGAATCAGTAAAATTATTACAACAAGCCCTGAAGAAAAGAAAATTTTGAAAAAACTGGATGAAATGGATGATATTATTCAAAAAATGAGAAGTGATTTGAGAAAAGGGGAAATTTTAAAAAGTGATTTTTAA